In a single window of the Elaeis guineensis isolate ETL-2024a chromosome 4, EG11, whole genome shotgun sequence genome:
- the LOC105043774 gene encoding histone-lysine N-methyltransferase, H3 lysine-9 specific SUVH6, with protein sequence MGMDETAGEGEDWKSLQNSSSGGDVGIRYKKKSLAPWRFQEGYLRSFSKGLNLNKDESRKLIEEKEKYSGKESCDSLEEKEKASKFIEEKEKYPEMESCNSLEEKGSGEKEDLKAPENLKSDGDAKVMGKRQKQLAPWRFQIGYVRSSSKTLDWRKKIWDESLEESFCFGREESVGSMKTMNYGTQGSSEEPLKSVEMVSVSTKKESAPKRYPSRIRNSADRYTVTTVKKDTTNGSKNDTHKTEERVQNVVAVIQTTNGKDVKGIEILTKKRRLEEAHQENKLMETNKKDSSWHIEQDGSSHVYQAAWKSNMASNNLLENIAARCKVKETLQDFRTILRKVFEEEESKSKEADQGLRADLTAFKLFREKYGLGDGRKYLGSVPGIEVGDEFHRRVELCIVGLHCQHQAGIDFVNQGKINVAISIVSSGRYSDLKDKSDVLMYSGSGIPNKDQTLDRGNLALKNSMETKTPVRVIYGFAYYQSNNSREARAKQKKVPVYIYDGLYLVESYWRTKGNGDHYVFMFQLRRMAGQPKLETAEIMKSKKSPAGFNFYIGDISQGREKLPISAVNAIDTEYPMPFKYLTNLIYPFEHRPPSPSGCDCIDGCSDSDKCACAVKNGGEIPFNHNGAIVEAKPLVYECGPSCKCPPSCHNRVSQHGIKFPLQIFKTEARGWGVRSLKKIPSGSFVCEYVGEILEDEEAQKRRNDEYLFAIGNNYYDKSLWEGLSTSIPALQKGASCETDEVGFTVDASAFGNVGRFINHSCTPNLYAQNLLYDHDDKRMPHIMFFASEDIQPLQELTYDYNYTIDQVHDSDGNIKRKNCFCGSIECTGRLY encoded by the coding sequence ATGGGAATGGATGAGACTGCTGGCGAGGGGGAAGATTGGAAGTCTTTGCAGAATTCAAGCAGCGGTGGTGATGTTGGAATTAGGTATAAGAAGAAATCTTTGGCGCCCTGGAGATTCCAAGAAGGTTATCTCCGTTCCTTCTCCAAAGGTCTCAACTTGAACAAGGACGAGTCAAGAAAACTTATAGAGGAAAAGGAGAAGTATTCTGGAAAGGAGTCATGCGATTCtttggaggagaaggagaaggcaaGCAAATTtatagaggaaaaagagaagtatCCTGAAATGGAGTCATGCAATTCTTTGGAGGAGAAGGGTTCTGGAGAAAAGGAGGATCTGAAAGCTCCAGAGAATCTCAAGAGCGATGGTGATGCCAAAGTTATGGGCAAACGACAGAAGCAATTGGCCCCATGGAGATTTCAGATTGGTTATGTCCGATCCTCTTCCAAAACCCTAGATTGGAGAAAGAAAATCTGGGACGAATCATTGGAAGAGTCTTTCTGTTTTGGTAGGGAGGAGTCGGTTGGATCTATGAAAACCATGAATTATGGGACTCAAGGTTCTTCAGAGGAACCACTCAAATCAGTGGAGATGGTGAGTGTTTCAACCAAGAAAGAATCTGCTCCAAAGAGGTACCCTTCTCGCATAAGAAATTCAGCAGACCGGTATACTGTTACTACTGTGAAGAAAGACACCACAAATGGTAGCAAGAATGATACCCATAAGACTGAGGAAAGAGTTCAAAATGTAGTAGCAGTGATCCAAACTACAAATGGAAAGGATGTGAAAGGAATTGAGATTTTGACAAAGAAAAGAAGATTGGAGGAAGCGCACCAAGAGAATAAACTAATGGAGACTAACAAGAAAGATTCTTCATGGCACATTGAACAGGATGGAAGTTCTCATGTTTATCAAGCAGCATGGAAGTCGAACATGGCAAGCAATAACCTCTTGGAAAATATCGCTGCTCGTTGCAAGGTCAAGGAGACCTTACAGGACTTTCGAACCATACTTAGAAAGGTGTTTGAGGAAGAGGAATCAAAGTCAAAGGAAGCTGATCAGGGTTTACGTGCTGATCTTACTGCTTTTAAGCTCTTCAGGGAGAAATATGGGCTGGGTGATGGTAGGAAGTATCTGGGAAGTGTGCCAggaattgaagttggtgatgagTTTCATCGAAGAGTGGAGCTCTGTATTGTTGGCCTTCACTGTCAACACCAGGCTGGCATCGATTTCGTTAACCAAGGCAAAATTAATGTAGCTATTAGCATTGTGTCCTCTGGTCGTTATTCTGATCTCAAGGACAAATCTGATGTCTTGATGTATTCTGGTTCTGGAATTCCTAATAAAGATCAGACACTTGACCGTGGAAATCTAGCACTGAAAAACAGTATGGAAACTAAAACACCCGTACGAGTTATCTATGGTTTTGCTTACTACCAGTCCAATAATTCCCGAGAAGCTAGGGCTAAGCAAAAGAAGGTACCAGTTTATATTTATGATGGACTATATTTGGTTGAGAGTTATTGGAGGACAAAAGGGAACGGGGATCACTATGTTTTTATGTTTCAGTTGAGAAGAATGGCAGGGCAACCCAAACTTGAGACTGCTGAAATTATGAAGTCAAAAAAGTCACCAGCAGGTTTTAATTTCTATATAGGAGATATATCTCAAGGAAGAGAGAAACTACCCATTTCTGCAGTTAATGCTATTGACACTGAGTATCCGATGCCATTCAAATACCTAACAAATTTGATATATCCTTTTGAACATCGCCCACCTTCTCCAAGTGGTTGTGATTGCATTGATGGATGCTCTGATTCCGACAAGTGTGCCTGTGCTGTTAAAAATGGAGGGGAGATCCCATTCAATCATAATGGTGCTATTGTAGAAGCAAAACCTCTCGTTTATGAGTGTGGCCCTTCTTGCAAGTGCCCTCCATCTTGTCACAATAGGGTCAGCCAACATGGCATCAAGTTTCCACTGCAAATCTTTAAAACTGAAGCAAGGGGTTGGGGAGTGAGATCCCTGAAAAAAATTCCATCTGGCAGCTTCGTCTGCGAGTATGTAGGAGAGATATTGGAGGATGAGGAGGCTCAGAAAAGGAGAAATGATGAATACCTTTTTGCTATTGGCAACAACTATTATGACAAATCCCTCTGGGAGGGCCTCTCAACTTCAATACCTGCTCTTCAAAAGGGTGCTTCCTGTGAAACTGATGAGGTGGGTTTCACGGTTGATGCTTCTGCATTTGGCAATGTTGGAAGATTCATTAATCACAGCTGTACGCCAAATCTTTATGCACAGAATCTCCTTTATGATCATGACGACAAGAGGATGCCTCATATAATGTTTTTTGCTTCTGAGGATATTCAGCCTTTACAGGAACTGACATATGATTACAACTATACCATAGATCAGGTTCATGATTCTGATGgtaacataaaaagaaaaaactgCTTCTGTGGCTCTATTGAGTGCACTGGCAGGTTGTATTAA
- the LOC105043772 gene encoding cyclin-P4-1 has product MAKVVEEEAHAIPRVVSIVSSLLQRVAERNDASQRRPALHDRASAFHGLSKPAISVRSYLERIFRYANCSPACYVVAYIYLDRFTLRHPSVSIDSLNVHRFIITSVLTAVKFMDDIYYNNAYFAKVGGITLMEMNYLEVDFLFGMGFELNVSPDIFHSYCSVLQREMYLLESPPAPPRLHCCLTEEESSRSSWLSERCLGT; this is encoded by the exons ATGGCCAAGGTGGTGGAGGAGGAAGCCCATGCCATCCCGAGAGTGGTCTCAATCGTCTCCTCTCTCCTCCAGAGGGTGGCGGAGCGGAACGACGCCAGCCAGCGGCGTCCAGCCCTCCACGACCGGGCCTCGGCCTTCCACGGCCTCTCGAAGCCCGCCATCTCGGTGCGCAGCTACCTCGAGCGCATCTTCCGCTACGCCAACTGCAGCCCTGCATGCTACGTCGTCGCCTACATCTACCTCGACCGCTTCACGCTCCGCCACCCCTCCGTCTCCATCGACTCCCTCAACGTCCACCGCTTCATCATCACCTCCGTCCTCACCGCCGTCAAGTTCATGGACGACAT ATATTACAACAATGCATATTTTGCGAAGGTGGGAGGGATAACCCTGATGGAGATGAACTATCTGGAAGTGGATTTCTTGTTTGGCATGGGCTTCGAGCTGAATGTAAGCCCTGACATCTTCCATTCCTACTGCTCTGTTCTTCAGAGGGAGATGTATCTGTTGGAGTCACCCCCTGCTCCCCCAAGGTTGCACTGCTGCTTGACAGAGGAAGAGTCCAGCAGAAGCAGCTGGCTGTCTGAGAGGTGCCTTGGTACATAG